Genomic segment of Pseudocalidococcus azoricus BACA0444:
CACAACATCGTTATGGACATAGAGGCCCAAGGTATGGAAGCCGAGGAAGAGGGAGACCCAGCTTAGGTGGGAAATAATCGCCTCTTTATGTTGCAGCACCCGATCTAAAACGTTGCCTTTATTTTGCACCGGGTCATAATCCCGCACAAGGAAAATGGCCCCGTGGGCAAAAGCCCCCACCATAATGAAGCCAGCAATGTACTGGTGATGGGTATAAAGGGCCGCCATGGTCGTATGGTCTTGGGCAATGAAGGCATAGGGAGGCAGCGAGTACATGTGCTGGGCTACCAGAGAGGTAATCACCCCTAAGGAGGCCAATGCCAATGCCAACTGGAAGTGCAAAGAGTTATTCAGGGTGTCATAGAGGCCTTGGTGAGGCAGGTTGAACTGACCCTCACTCTTAGCCGAAAGCAACCCAGCTTTACTGTCCAGCATTTCCTTGATGTTGTGACCAATACCGAAGTTAGTCCGGTACATATGCCCGGCTACAATGAACAGAACGGCAATCGCCAAGTGGTGGTGAGCCATGTCTGTCAGCCAAAGAGACTCGGTTTGGGGATGAAAACCACCTAAGAAGGTGAGAATCGCCGTCCCAGAGCCTTCCGCAGTACCAAAAAGATGGCCAGCAGTATCTGGATTTTGGGCATAGACCCCCCAGTTCCCGGTGAAGAAGGGCTGTAAACCCGCCGGGTGAGGCAATGTCGAAAGGAAATTATCCCAACCCACATGCTGTCCCCGAGATTCAGGAATGGCCACGTGGATCAAGTGTCCAGCCCAGGCCAAGGAACTGACCCCAAACAAACCCGCCAAGTGGTGATTGAGGCGAGACTCGGCATTTTTAAACCAAGACAAGCTGGGACGGAATTTCGGTTGCAAGTGGAGCCAGCCAGCGAATAAAGCCAAAGAGGCTAAAACAATCAAGAAGATTGCCCCTTGGTAGAGGTCGCCGTTGGTGCGCATGCCGATGGTGTACCACCAGTGATAAACGCCAGAGTAGGCAATATCAACGGGGTTAGAGGCACCAGCTTGGGTAAAGGCATCGACCGCACCCTTACCAAATTGAGGATCCCAGATCGCATGGGCGATGGGACGGACATTGAGTGGGTCTTTAATCCACTGCTCAAAGTTGCCTTGCCAGGCCACGTGGAATAAGCTACCCGATGCCCACAGGAAAATGATTGCCAGATGGCCAAAATGAGAGGCAAAAATCTTTTGGTAAAGATTCTCTTCTGTCATGCCATCGTGGGTTTCAAAATCATGCGCAGTGGCAATCGCGTACCATATCCGCCGTGTGGTCGGATCCTGTGCGAGGTCTTGGCTAAACTTAGGAAATTTAGTTGCCATAGTTAGGTAAAGTCTCCTCGCCCTTATCCTACTGAGATGATGCGAGCCAGGAAGAACGCCCACGTCGTGGCAATCCCTCCTAACAAGTAGTGGGCAACCCCAACGGCCCGGCCTTGAATAATGCTCAAAGCACGGGGTTGAATTGCCGGAGCGACTTTCAGCTTGTTATGGGCCCAAACAATGGACTCAATCAATTCTTGCCAGTAGCCGCGACCACTGAACAGGAACATCAAGCTAAAGGCCCAAACAAAGTGAGCACCGAGGAACAGCAAGCCGTAAGCCGACAGAGCCGAACCATAGGAACCAATCACCTGCGAGGCCTGGGCCCAGAGGAAGTCTCGGAGCCAGCCATTAATCGTAATCGCACTTTGGGCAAAGTTCCCACCAGTAATGTGAGATACCGTGCCATCGGGCGCAACCGTTCCCCAAACATCCGACTGCATCTTCCAACTGAAGTGGAAAATTACTACCGAGATGCTGTTATACATCCAGAACAAGCCCAAGAAGACATGATCCCAACCAGAAACCTGGCAAGTACCACCCCGGCCTGGTCCATCGCAGGGGAAACGAAAACCTAAATTCGCTTTATCAGGAATCAGGCGAGAACTACGGGCAAACAACACCCCCTTGAGGAGAATCAACACCGTCACGTGAATGGTGAAGGCATGGATGTGATGCACCATAAAGTCAGCGGTTCCCAAGACAATCGGCATCATTGCCACTTTGCCACCGACCGCCACAATGCCACCACCAAAGGCGTAACTCGCGGTTGCAGTTGCATTGGGAGCCGTTGCCCCTGGTGCAAGGGTATGGATATTTTGAATCCATTGGGCAAAGACCGGCTGGAGTTGGATGCCCGTATCCGAGAACATATCTTGGGGACGACCAAAAGCCCGCATCGTGTCGTTGTGGACATAGAGGCCAAAGCTGTGGAAGCCCAAGAAAATACAAACCCAATTTAAGTGGGAAATAATGGCATCCCGGTGACGTAAGACCCGATCCAAGAGATTGTTTTGGTTCATCGCTGGATCATAGTCCCGCACCATGTAAATTGCCGCATGGGCCGCACCGCCGACAATAAAGAAGCCACCGAGCCACATATGGTGGGTAAACAGTGACAGTTGAGTCGGATAGTCCGTTGCCAGGTAGGGATAGGGCGGCATGGCATACATGTGCTGAGCCACGATGATGCTCAAGGAACCAACCATGGCCAAGTTGATCGCCAATTGGGCGTGCCAAGAAGTGGTCAACACTTCATAGAGACCTTTGTGACCTTCGCCAGTAAAGGGCCCTTTGTGTGCCTCCAAAAGCTCCTTGATGCTGTGACCAATGCCCCAATTGGTGCGGTACATGTGACCCGCAATGATGAAGAGGACGGCAATGGCCAAGTGATGGTGAGCCGTATCAGACAGCCACAGACCACCAGTGACGGGGTTTAAACCACCCTTAAAGGTGAGGAAGTCTGAGTAAGCTCCCCAGTTAAAGGTGAAGAAGGGAATGACCCCTTTGAAAACACCCCAGTCCACCTTGGGATAAAGTTCCGTCATCAAGCTGGGATTGAGAATAAACTCATGGGGTAGCGGAATATCTTTGATCGGTACTCCAGCATCCAACAACTTGTTGATCGGTAAGGAGACATGGATCTGGTGTCCGGCCCAACCCAAAGAGCCTAAGCCAAAGAGGCCGGCCAAGTGGTGGTTAAGCATGGACTCCACATTTTGGAACCATTCCAACTTCGGTGCTTTTTTGTGGTAGTGGAACCAACCAGCAAAGAGCATTAATCCAGCCATAACCAGGCCACCGATGGCAGTGACATAAAGCTGAAATTCGTTGGTGATCCCAGAAGCCCGCCAGAGTTGGAACAGGCCGGAGGTAATTTGAATGCCATGGAAGCCGCCGCCGACATCGCCATTCAGAATGCCTTGACCAACAACGGGCCAAACCACTTGGGCACTGGGTTTAATTCCAGTCGGGTTGGCTAACCAAGCCTCATAGTTAGAAAATTTTGCGCCGTGGAAATACATCCCGCTCAGCCAGACGAACACCACAGCCAGGTGGCCGAAGTGGGCGCTGAAGATTTTGCGAGATACGTCTTCAAGGTCGCTGGTATGGGTATCAAAATCATGGGCAAGAGCATGGAGGTTCCAAATCCAGGTTGTGGTTTGGGGCCCTCTCGCCAAGGTGCGGTCGAAGTGTCCCGGTTTGGCCCACTTTTCAAAGGAAGTAGGAACCGGATCGCTATCAACAACGACCCTGACTTTTTTCTCTCGCTCCGGTGGACTGATTGTCATCGAGTCTCTCCTCTCTTTAGACAAAGAAGGAACGAGTTCACTCTCTCCCCAGATACGGAACCTATCAATAAATCAATCAAGACTAAAAGTAATCTTCAATGATCATGACAGACTAAGAACAATGAAGCCCTCCGGGGGAGGAATGCTCACTCTCAGAATTATAGAAGCCTGTTCCTCAGTTTGCCGATAGTTAACAATATTTAAGATGCCTCAATATTCAAGGCTAGTCAGGCTTCGGGCCGTTTCCAAAATGCAGGTTTTGGGCCGAGATTGAAGTTCTTTGTCGAGAATGTAACAAAACTTTATAATTGTGCAGTCTCGGAATTGTAAATTGGTAAAAGTGGCTACATTAGGGGCAACTAATGAATCAGTTATGGGATTTGTTAACATCTAGCCGATTTCGTCATTTCTGGGCAAATTTGGGCAGGATTGGCTTGATTCTCAGCTTGGTCTGTAGTTTTGGATTAGCAGGGTGTCAAGGCCAGCCCCAGGCCTCACCGATGGCTCCAGTTGCCCCAATTGTGAAGGCTAATCTTAGTGAGGTTTCCCCCCCCCTAGCCATTGAAGAACTCAATGAATGGTTTGACCAGTACCAGCCCCAGGTGGAAATTCTCAGTCCTCGCCCTGATGAAATTCTGGCCGATACCCAAGTCACGCTCAAGATTGGGGTTAAAAATCTGCCCATTTTTCGAGACTTAGCCACAGGGTTGGGCCCCTATCTTCAGGTGACATTAGATAACCAGGCCAGCCGCCCTGTTTATGCCCTGGAAAAACCCGTCATGATTGAAGACCTAGCTCCGGGAACCCATACCTTACGCGTTGTGGCCGTTCGCCCTTGGGGTGAGAGTTTTAAAACCGCTGGAGCTTTTGCTCAAGTCACGTTTCATACCCTTGTTGAGAGCGATCAGAACAGTCCCCCGCCCCAACGTCCCCTCTTAACCTATAACCAACCGCAAGGTTTTTATGGGAGTGAGCCATTCCTCCTCGACTTCTATTTAGCTAATGCCCCGTTGCTGTCCCTGGGAAAGGCTAGTGATCCCGATGCGTTCTCCGATTGGCAGGTGCGCTGTACGATTAACGGCATCAGTTTTACTGTGGATCGCTGGCAGGCCTTTTATCTGACGGGACTCAAAGCAGGCAAAAACTGGGTGCGTCTGGAACTCTTAGATGGCCAAGGGCGGCTGATTGAGAATGGCTTTAACCCGACAATTTGGGCCGTAGATTACCAACCTGGGGGCCTGGATGCCCGTTCTCGTTTACTCCGCGGAGAATTAACAGCCGCAGAAATTAAAGGAGTTTTAAGCCCGAACTTTGAATCGGCTCTCCCCCCCGTTTCTGCCCCGGCATCCCTCCCGCTGCTCCCCCCTCCACCCACAGAACCCCTTGAATCCACGCCAATTCCGACCCCAGAACCCGAAGAACTCCCCACGGCCCCCGCGACTGTCCCCATTGAGCCAGCGGCTAGTCTCCCCCCGACCTCTGCTCAGGATAGATCCCAGGCCTTGGAGTCAAACCCAGTCGCGCCTACTGAAGCTGAAGATCAAGTCACAACAGAGGTTCCTCCCACACCCAAAGGATCAGAACGGTCTTGGCGGAACTTCTTCAGGCAAAAGCCCCAGCCTTCTCTAACTCCCCCAGGCCTGGACGAGGAATCATCATCTCAACTCCTGACTGACCCTGGAACAGAGGTAACGGTTACAACACCAGCACCAGCGATGGAGGCCACCCCTCCCGCCGAATCGGAGCCAGAACCACCCCCAACGGAGCAAACGAACACAGTGGCCAATCCTGCCCCAGGCCAAGAACTAGAGGCGTTGAAAAAACGGTGGCAAAATTATCTTTCTCGTCCTCAGACAGCCCCGTCCCCTCGGTCTGATGTGACGCAACCCTCCGTGCCAACCCCAGAGCTAGAAGTCACGGCAGCCCAGGAATAATATTTTCAAAAGTTCTCGTGACTAGCTCCTAACCCCGTTTCATGGCCCGTTCCATATCCCGTTTATCCTGCTTTTGCTTCAGGTCTTCCCGTTTGTCATGGAGTTTTTTCCCACGGGCGATGGCAATATCTACTTTGACTCGGCCTTTTTTCAGCTTCATCCGCAGTGGGACAAGGGTTAAGCCTTTTTGCTCAACTTTGCCGATGAGTTTACGAATCTCTTCTTTGTGTAGCAATAATTTACGGTTCCGGCGTGGATCGTGATTGTAATGGGTATTGGTGGTGTCATGGGGGGAAATATGGACATTCATTAACCAAACTTCGCCATCGCGTACCCGCGCAAACCCATCCCGGAGATTGACTTTGCCTGCCCGAATAGATTTGACTTCCGTCCCTTGGAGGACAATGCCCGCTTCATAGGTATCTAAGATTTCGTAAAGAAACCGAGCCTGGCGATTATCGCTGACCAGTTTGTAGCCATCATCCATTGCTGATTGTCCCTAAACTCCAGAGAGGATCCTTCAGCTTAACTTGTTCTGAGCGATCTTGAGGGCGGGCAACCGAGCCATGCTCCATAATATACCTCTAGAAAATTAATTACGGTCTTTGATGCCGACTTTACCCCCTTTGAAGACTTCTTGACCCGTACCGTGGGCTTCTTGCAAAATCTGAATATTTCCCTGATGGCCCCCAGAATTTTGATAACCCCGCTCACCATTCCCAAAACCTGGGTCTGGGCTGTATTTTGACTAGGGGTATGGCTTACTTTTAATCATCGGGGAGCGAACCTACTGGGGCTAGTTTTCTATGATAGTTTGACGGGGTGGAATGTCCCGAAAAGTCCCAGCGGTCTGGATATTTTTTGGCAATGCTGGCCCGACTCTTTGATTTTCCTTCGCTCTTTACCGCTGACTCATCTCGCACCTCAGACAAGCCCAACCCTATGCACCAAACCCGGACAGAATTTGACACGATGGGGCCGATGGAAGTCCCGGCTGATCGCTATTGGGGAGCCCAAACGGCCCGTTCCCTCCATCATTTTGCCATTGGCGGTCAAACCATGCCCCGCGAGATGATCCAGGCCTTGGGGATTCTTAAACAGGCGGCGGCGATGGTCAACCTGGAATTAGGAGAACTAGAGGCTGAACCGGCCAACCTGATTATCCAGGCCGCACAGGAGGTCAGAGAGGGGAGGTTGGATGATCACTTTCCCCTACGAATTTGGCAAACGGGCAGCGGCACCCAAACCAATATGAATGCCAATGAGGTGATTGCAAATCGAGGCATTGAATTGGCTGGGGGTGTATTGGGCAGTAAACATCCGGTGCATCCCAATGATCATGTCAATTGCAGCCAATCCTCCAATGATACGTTTCCCACCGCGATGCACATTGCCGCCGTCCAGTCTCTCCAGAAACGGTTAATTCCAGCCTTGTCTGAGATGGAGCGGGTCTTGGCCGAAAAAGCCCAGGCCTGGGCAGGGGTGATTAAAATTGGTCGCACTCACCTGATGGACGCGGTG
This window contains:
- the psaB gene encoding photosystem I core protein PsaB encodes the protein MATKFPKFSQDLAQDPTTRRIWYAIATAHDFETHDGMTEENLYQKIFASHFGHLAIIFLWASGSLFHVAWQGNFEQWIKDPLNVRPIAHAIWDPQFGKGAVDAFTQAGASNPVDIAYSGVYHWWYTIGMRTNGDLYQGAIFLIVLASLALFAGWLHLQPKFRPSLSWFKNAESRLNHHLAGLFGVSSLAWAGHLIHVAIPESRGQHVGWDNFLSTLPHPAGLQPFFTGNWGVYAQNPDTAGHLFGTAEGSGTAILTFLGGFHPQTESLWLTDMAHHHLAIAVLFIVAGHMYRTNFGIGHNIKEMLDSKAGLLSAKSEGQFNLPHQGLYDTLNNSLHFQLALALASLGVITSLVAQHMYSLPPYAFIAQDHTTMAALYTHHQYIAGFIMVGAFAHGAIFLVRDYDPVQNKGNVLDRVLQHKEAIISHLSWVSLFLGFHTLGLYVHNDVVVAFGTPEKQILIEPVFAQFIQAAHGKLLYGFDTLLSNPESIAATAWPNYGNVWLAGWLEAINSGNNSLFLTIGPGDFLVHHAIALGLHTTTLILVKGALDARGSKLMPDKKDFGYAFPCDGPGRGGTCDISAWDSFYLSMFWMLNTIGWVTFYWHWKHLGVWEGNVAQFNESSTYLMGWLRDYLWLNSSQLINGYNPYGTNNLSVWAWMFLFGHLVWATGFMFLISWRGYWQELIETLVWAHERTPLANLVRWKDKPVALSIVQARVVGLAHFTVGYIVTYAAFLIASTASKYG
- the psaA gene encoding photosystem I core protein PsaA, which translates into the protein MTISPPEREKKVRVVVDSDPVPTSFEKWAKPGHFDRTLARGPQTTTWIWNLHALAHDFDTHTSDLEDVSRKIFSAHFGHLAVVFVWLSGMYFHGAKFSNYEAWLANPTGIKPSAQVVWPVVGQGILNGDVGGGFHGIQITSGLFQLWRASGITNEFQLYVTAIGGLVMAGLMLFAGWFHYHKKAPKLEWFQNVESMLNHHLAGLFGLGSLGWAGHQIHVSLPINKLLDAGVPIKDIPLPHEFILNPSLMTELYPKVDWGVFKGVIPFFTFNWGAYSDFLTFKGGLNPVTGGLWLSDTAHHHLAIAVLFIIAGHMYRTNWGIGHSIKELLEAHKGPFTGEGHKGLYEVLTTSWHAQLAINLAMVGSLSIIVAQHMYAMPPYPYLATDYPTQLSLFTHHMWLGGFFIVGGAAHAAIYMVRDYDPAMNQNNLLDRVLRHRDAIISHLNWVCIFLGFHSFGLYVHNDTMRAFGRPQDMFSDTGIQLQPVFAQWIQNIHTLAPGATAPNATATASYAFGGGIVAVGGKVAMMPIVLGTADFMVHHIHAFTIHVTVLILLKGVLFARSSRLIPDKANLGFRFPCDGPGRGGTCQVSGWDHVFLGLFWMYNSISVVIFHFSWKMQSDVWGTVAPDGTVSHITGGNFAQSAITINGWLRDFLWAQASQVIGSYGSALSAYGLLFLGAHFVWAFSLMFLFSGRGYWQELIESIVWAHNKLKVAPAIQPRALSIIQGRAVGVAHYLLGGIATTWAFFLARIISVG
- the smpB gene encoding SsrA-binding protein SmpB; translation: MDDGYKLVSDNRQARFLYEILDTYEAGIVLQGTEVKSIRAGKVNLRDGFARVRDGEVWLMNVHISPHDTTNTHYNHDPRRNRKLLLHKEEIRKLIGKVEQKGLTLVPLRMKLKKGRVKVDIAIARGKKLHDKREDLKQKQDKRDMERAMKRG